GCCGGTGGTGTCGGCCATGGCGCACTCCGAGCGCGTCTTGCCACAGGCCATCGCTCTAAGCCTCGCCGCCTCAGGCGCAGTTCTCTGCGCGGGTGCGGCGAAGCCCGGCACAATCCGCTCGGTCGCGTTCTGGACTCTGGCCGCGATCATCTGGGTGAGCCTGGCGTTGGCTGTCGCGAACCTGCTCTTCGGGGGCGAGGCCGCGTTCCGCAACCACTACTACCCCAGATACAGCGAGTACCTGGGACTTCCGGTCCTGTCCGGCATCACGGGACATCAGAACACGTTGGGATTCATCGCGGCCATCGCTCTGCCGGTCCAGTGGGTTATCGCGGACGGCAAGTCAGTGATCCGCCGCCGCCTGCGTGCCGAACCTCGAACGCTTCTGCTGGTAGCGCTCGGCCCGGTCGCGACCGCGATCGCGCTCCTGTGGTCCCAGAGCCGGACGTCGCTCGCGGCCGCCGTCCTTGGCTTGATCGTTGTCTCACTCCCGCTGCGTCGCCTGGCAGGCCGGACTTGGGCGTTCGCCTGGGCTGGGCTCCTCGCGGTGCTCGCACTCGGCCCGCTCGCGGTTGGTTTGGTCGGCATCACGACCTTCACCGGCCGCGTGGAGATGTGGACCTACGCGTTCGCGGACTTCCGCGCGAATCCACTCTTCGGCTACGGCTCAGCGTTCATGGGCAGGGACGGCTACTGGCGCGACAAGCCGACGTTCCCCGACCTATTCGGGGCCCACAACCAGCTCATGGAGATGCTGGGCCGCACCGGAATGATTGGGGCCATTTCGTTCACCGCTATGGCCGTCGTCCTCGCGGTGGCGGCATGGAAGGTGCAC
This DNA window, taken from Candidatus Nanopelagicales bacterium, encodes the following:
- a CDS encoding O-antigen ligase family protein, giving the protein MAVGAEESQGLQPSEPGIESAWLNRQRAWLESRANILGLVGFCFAVGIGLANQLAFGFAGDLDLLGSGLTLAVAGLVAGAGIAVALTRRLGRWHLAIAATAFGTTIAPVVSAMAHSERVLPQAIALSLAASGAVLCAGAAKPGTIRSVAFWTLAAIIWVSLALAVANLLFGGEAAFRNHYYPRYSEYLGLPVLSGITGHQNTLGFIAAIALPVQWVIADGKSVIRRRLRAEPRTLLLVALGPVATAIALLWSQSRTSLAAAVLGLIVVSLPLRRLAGRTWAFAWAGLLAVLALGPLAVGLVGITTFTGRVEMWTYAFADFRANPLFGYGSAFMGRDGYWRDKPTFPDLFGAHNQLMEMLGRTGMIGAISFTAMAVVLAVAAWKVHQRDGGVAAAIIVVYALIGSLETLIPLAQAQAVGLREVFTPMILALGLIASSLALVSRRGDGKDNQDAPVSRNAPHDVGRPARRRLPGQPS